Proteins encoded together in one Apteryx mantelli isolate bAptMan1 chromosome 31, bAptMan1.hap1, whole genome shotgun sequence window:
- the SLC27A3 gene encoding long-chain fatty acid transport protein 3, with translation MVLAAAALAALAALALLQRLLWPHLWADVAFAARAARCRRRAAGGGGGGSLAARFLRAARAAPARPFLRAAGGAVPLGRAARSVSRVANALRRRPLRGGGELGPGVAVGLLAGNEPRFVWGWLGLAALGARPAFLGTALRPAALRHCLRACGARALLVAHDLFATVEPILPSLQEEDITVWVLGAGPYPPGVIALQPLLDEASEELAPEDVWVPEDMNDTCLYIFTSGTTGLPKAARVSHLKSIMCLSFYELVGARSEDVVYVALPLYHMAGSLLGVVGCIGIGATCVLKQKFSASQFWDDCRAEGVTVFQYIGELCRYLVNQPQCPGEREHGLRLAVGSGLRADVWRAFLRRFGAIRIVETYGMTEGNVTLFNYTGTPGAVGRSSFIYKLFSPFELVRYDVAEGAPVRDAAGRCIRVGPGETGLLIAPVTPRTPFLGYAGSRELSEQKLLRGVFAEGDTYFSTGDLMEQDAAQFVRFRDRTGDTYRWKGENVATTEVAEALVAHAALQEATVYGVTVPGHEGRAGMAALVLRPGCRLDGAGLYRHVEELLPPYARPRFLRLQERLEVTETFKQRKVRLAQEGFDPARVPDPLFLLDEAAEAYVPLGPARWEDVVAGRVRI, from the exons atggtgctggcggcggcggcgctggcggcgctggcggcgctggcgctgctgcAGCGCCTGCTGTGGCCGCACCTCTGGGCCGACGTGGCGttcgcggcgcgggcggcgcggtgccggcggcgggcggcgggcggcggcggcggcggcagcctggCGGCGCGGTTCCtgcgcgcggcgcgggcggccccggcgcggcccttcctgcgcgcggcgggcggcgcggtgccgctggggcgcgcggcgcggagcgTGTCGCGCGTGGCCAacgcgctgcggcggcggccgctgcgcggcggcggcgagctgGGGCCCGGCgtggccgtggggctgctggcgGGCAACGAGCCGCGCTTcgtctggggctggctggggctggcggcgctcggcgcccgccccgccttcCTGGGCAccgcgctgcgccccgccgccctccgccaCTGCCTGCGCGCTTGCGGGGCGCGGGCGCTGCTGGTGGCCCACG ACCTGTTTGCCACGGTGGAGCCCATCCTGCCCAGCCTGCAGGAGGAGGACATCACGGTGTGGGTGCTGGGCGCTGGGCCCTACCCGCCTGGCGTCATCGCCCTCCAGCCGCTCCTGGATGAGGCCTCTGAGGAGCTGGCGCCCGAGGACGTCTGGGTGCCTGAGGACATGAACGACACCTGCCTCTACATCTTCACCTCGGGCACCACTG ggctgcCCAAAGCCGCCCGCGTCAGCCACCTCAAGTCCATCATGTGCCTGAGCTTCTACGAGCTGGTGGGCGCCCGCAGCGAGGACGTGGTCTACGTGGCGCTGCCCCTCTACCACATGGCCGGCTCGCTGCTGGGCGTCGTGGGCTGCATCGGCATCG GGGCCACCTGTGTGCTGAAGCAGAAGTTCTCAGCCAGCCAGTTCTGGGATGACTGCCGCGCCGAGGGCGTCACCGTCTTCCAGTACATCGGGGAGCTCTGCCGCTACCTGGTCAACCAGCCCCAG TGCCCCGGCGAGCGGGAGCACGGGCTGCGGCTGGCGGTGGGCAGCGGGCTGCGGGCCGACGTGTGGCGAGCCTTCCTGCGGCGCTTCGGGGCCATCCGCATCGTGGAGACCTACGGCATGACCGAGGGCAACGTCACCCTCTTCAACTACACGGGGACGCCGGGCGCCGTGGGGCGCAGCAGCTTCATCTACAAG ctcttctCGCCCTTCGAGCTCGTGCGCTACGACGTGGCCGAGGGCGCCCCAGTGCGGGACGCGGCCGGGCGCTGCATCCGCGTGGGTCCCG GCGAGACGGGGCTGCTCATCGCCCCGGTGACGCCGCGGACCCCCTTCCTGGGCTACGCCGGCAGCCGGGAGCTCTCGGAGCAGAAGCTGCTCCGGGGGGTCTTCGCCGAGGGCGACACCTACTTCAGCACCGGCGACCTCATGGAGCAGGATGCGGCCCAGTTTGTCCGCTTCCGCGACCGCACTGGCGACACGTACAG gtgGAAAGGTGAGAACGTGGCCACCACCGAGGTGGCCGAGGCCCTGGTGGCCCACGCGGCCCTGCAAGAAGCCACCGTCTACGGCGTCACCGTGCCAG GCCACGAGGGCCGCGCCGGGATGGCGGCGCTGGTGCTGCGACCCGGATGCCGCCTGGACGGCGCCGGGCTCTACCGGCACGTGGAGGAGCTCCTGCCCCCCTACGCCCGGCCCCGCTTCCTCCGGCTGCAG GAGCGCCTGGAGGTGACGGAGACCTTCAAGCAGCGGAAGGTGCGCCTGGCCCAGGAGGGCTTCGACCCGGCCCGCGTCCCCGACCCCCTCTTCCTGCTGGACGAGGCCGCCGAAGCCTACGTGCCCCTGGGCCCCGCGCGCTGGGAGGACGTCGTCGCCGGCCGCGTCCGCATCTAG